GCCAACAAAAGAAAAAAAGACCTACTACTTCGAATACACATTGGCTACAGGTCAGCTCACAGAGTTGAAAGATTTTGAAAAACCAAAAGACCGTGCTCAGTGGGCTTCTATCAGTCCCGATAAAAGCATCGTGTTGTTTTCAAAACTCAACAACCTGTACTGGATGGACAGTGTGAACTACAATAAAGCGCTGAAAAATGAAGACGACAGCACGATTGTAGAATACCAACTGACAAAAGATGGCGAAGAGAATTTTTCATACGGTGGTGGCCGCAATGAAACCAATGTTGAAAAAGAAAAGAACGCCAAAAAACGCAAAAGTGTATTTGTGTATTGGTCGCCCGACTCGAAACGCTTTGCCCTTATGCGTAGCGACGAACGCAAAGTGAAAGACCTGTGGGTCATCAACAGTGTAGCAGAACCACGCCCAACGTTGGAAACCTACAAATACCAAATGCCGGGTGAAAAAGAAGCCCCTGAACGTTACCTCTACATTTTTGATGCCAGCAGCAAAACCAGCAAAATAGTAAACACGGCTGCATTCAAAAATCAGGAGATTGGCATGTGGAGTGCACCCATGGCAGAAAGCAGCCGCGACGATGATTTTCGCAGTAATATCTGGCATGGTACCAATACGCATTTTTACATGAGCCGCACCAGCCGCGACCTGCACAAGATTGACATTTGCAAAGTGGATGCAACCACCGGCGCCGTAACCACATTGATTGAGGAACGCCTGAATACGTATGTAGAAATTCGCCGTCCTGCCCTCATCAACGGAGGTAAAGAGATTGTACACTGGAGCGAAAGAGACGGCTGGGGTCATTTCTATTTGTATGATGACAAAGGCACCATGATACGCCAAATCACCAGCGGTCCCTGGCATACAGAAGACATTGAAGGCATTGACGAAGTGGGTCGTGTGATGTATTTCACAGCCAATGCCCGTGAAGCCAATGAAGATCCTTACTACAACCACTTGTATCGCATCAACCTCGATGGCAGCAATCTGAAATTGCTGAACCCCGGCGACTTCGACCATCAGGTAAGTGGCAACGACAACAAGCGTTTCTTTGTCAACAACTTTTCCCGTGTCAATACCATTCCCGTTTCTACCCTGCTCGACAATACCGGCCGTGTGGTGATGCAACTGGAACAGGCCGACTTCAGTTCTTTGTTTGCTGCAGGTTACAAATTTCCTGAGCCTTTCAAAGTAAAAGCCGATGATGGCATCACCGATTTGTATGGCGTGATGTACAAGCCTTTCGATTTTGATTCCACCAAGAGATATCCGCTGATTGAATACGTGTATCCAGGTCCGCAAACTGAAGCTGTGAACAAAGCATTTGGCCGTGGCCTCGACCGTACCGACCGTTTGGCACAATTTGGTTTTGTAGTGGTAACCATTGGCAACCGTGGCGGCCATCCCAACCGCAGCAAGTGGTACCACAACTTTGGCTATGGTAATCTTCGCGACTATGGTTTGGCCGACAAAAAAGCGGCAGCAGAGCAACTCGCAGACCGTTATTCATTCATCGACATCAATCGTGTAGGCATTCACGGCCACAGCGGTGGTGGTTTTATGAGTACCGCTGCCATGCTGGTGTACCCTGATTTCTTTAAGGTAGCAGTAAGCAGTGCCGGCAACCACGAAAACAATATCTACAACCGCTGGTGGAGTGAAAAACACCATGGGGTGAAAGAAGTGATTTCTGCCAAAGGCGATACCAGCTTTGTGTACAGCATTGAAAAGAATCCGGAGCTGGCCAAAAACCTGAAAGGTCATTTGATGCTGAGCCATGGCGATATTGACAACAACGTGCATCCGGGCAACTCTATCCGCATGGCCAATGCACTCATCAAAGCCAACAAGCGTTTTGAATTTGTGTTGCTGCCTGGCCAACGCCACGGTTATGGAGATATGACTGAATATTTCTTCTGGAAAATGGGCGACTATTTCTGTGCTCATTTACTGGGTGATACCAACCCACCAGTTGATATCATTGAAATGAC
The Phnomibacter ginsenosidimutans genome window above contains:
- a CDS encoding S9 family peptidase — translated: MRKSFVWLCCFIALSVSVQAQQKGNYALAARFSPKKMEKMLFSTSVDPHWLKSGDKFWYMYQTTAGKVWYLVDAAKGTKTKLFDNDKMAADITRIVKDPFDGQHLPIDRIKFVKNETAFQFEVKSTEEVEKKDTAAKKGAEPTKEKKTYYFEYTLATGQLTELKDFEKPKDRAQWASISPDKSIVLFSKLNNLYWMDSVNYNKALKNEDDSTIVEYQLTKDGEENFSYGGGRNETNVEKEKNAKKRKSVFVYWSPDSKRFALMRSDERKVKDLWVINSVAEPRPTLETYKYQMPGEKEAPERYLYIFDASSKTSKIVNTAAFKNQEIGMWSAPMAESSRDDDFRSNIWHGTNTHFYMSRTSRDLHKIDICKVDATTGAVTTLIEERLNTYVEIRRPALINGGKEIVHWSERDGWGHFYLYDDKGTMIRQITSGPWHTEDIEGIDEVGRVMYFTANAREANEDPYYNHLYRINLDGSNLKLLNPGDFDHQVSGNDNKRFFVNNFSRVNTIPVSTLLDNTGRVVMQLEQADFSSLFAAGYKFPEPFKVKADDGITDLYGVMYKPFDFDSTKRYPLIEYVYPGPQTEAVNKAFGRGLDRTDRLAQFGFVVVTIGNRGGHPNRSKWYHNFGYGNLRDYGLADKKAAAEQLADRYSFIDINRVGIHGHSGGGFMSTAAMLVYPDFFKVAVSSAGNHENNIYNRWWSEKHHGVKEVISAKGDTSFVYSIEKNPELAKNLKGHLMLSHGDIDNNVHPGNSIRMANALIKANKRFEFVLLPGQRHGYGDMTEYFFWKMGDYFCAHLLGDTNPPVDIIEMTKEQEQSGNKRRN